Proteins from one Halovivax limisalsi genomic window:
- a CDS encoding ribbon-helix-helix domain-containing protein, which produces MPKISVEIPGELLADLDEHVGDDGKYVNRSDAIRASIRKNLDILDEIDQRHGRLENEE; this is translated from the coding sequence ATGCCGAAGATCAGCGTCGAGATCCCCGGCGAACTCCTCGCCGATCTGGACGAGCACGTCGGGGACGACGGGAAGTACGTCAACCGCAGCGACGCCATCCGGGCGTCGATCCGCAAGAACCTGGACATCCTGGACGAGATCGACCAGCGCCACGGCCGGCTCGAAAACGAGGAGTGA
- a CDS encoding SHOCT domain-containing protein: MGFDTDALLGRLDLDLIVIFAFVLAIILINRSPYLLAVLGGLVFLGWVLVQLGVFEDDAADETTESEGPLEALQTRYARGEIDEAEFERRLDRIMESTDAVDRRGGSASVDPELDRLETDSGDGDAAVRRPETERS; encoded by the coding sequence ATGGGGTTCGACACGGACGCGCTTCTGGGTCGCCTCGATCTGGATCTGATCGTCATCTTCGCGTTCGTTCTCGCGATCATCCTGATCAATCGGTCGCCGTACCTCCTGGCCGTCCTCGGCGGCCTCGTCTTCCTCGGGTGGGTCCTCGTCCAGCTCGGCGTCTTCGAGGACGACGCGGCGGACGAAACGACCGAATCCGAGGGCCCGCTCGAAGCGCTGCAGACGCGCTACGCCCGCGGCGAGATCGACGAGGCGGAGTTCGAACGACGCCTCGACCGAATCATGGAATCGACCGATGCCGTCGACCGACGGGGCGGGTCGGCGTCGGTCGATCCGGAATTGGATCGGCTCGAAACTGACAGCGGTGACGGAGACGCCGCGGTACGGCGGCCGGAGACCGAGCGGTCCTGA